In Triplophysa rosa linkage group LG7, Trosa_1v2, whole genome shotgun sequence, the following proteins share a genomic window:
- the nipa1 gene encoding magnesium transporter NIPA1 codes for MDGAAFPVVGVVIAVLSSFVNGSTFVLQKKGMLRARKSGRNYLTDCVWWCGTFAMIVGQIGNFLAYNAASAVVVTPLGALGVLFGAVLAAWVLQEHLNLIGKLGCALCCCGSVVLIIHSPKSENITSRAELEERLMDPVFLVYIALVVLLLIILIGWLAPTHGKSNIMVYVGICSLLGSFTVPSSKGLGLAAQEAFSGTPSSDSRALFLFLSLLGILIVSILIQFTFINKALENFSSSMFEAIYYVTFTSCVILASAILFKEWTALGIVDCLGILCGFITVSVGVALLHISQEAKLAWSQTKAKNE; via the exons ATGGACGGAGCTGCATTTCCAGTCGTTGGTGTTGTGATTGCAGTTCTATCCAGTTTTGTCAATGGTTCTACATTTGTTCTCCAGAAAAAGGGGATGCTACGAGCCCGCAAATCAG GTCGGAATTACCTAACTGACtgtgtgtggtggtgtggtACATTTGCAA TGATTGTGGGACAAATAGGAAATTTCTTGGCATATAATGCTGCTTCAGCTGTTGTGGTGACACCGCTCGGGGCCCTGGGTGTCCTCTTTGG GGCCGTTCTGGCTGCATGGGTGCTACAAGAACATCTGAATCTCATTGGGAAACTTGGTTGTGCTTTGTGCTGCTGTGGTTCGGTTGTACTCATCATCCATTCACCCAAGTCCGAGAACATCACATCAAGAGCAGAACTAGAGGAGAGACTGATGGACCCAG TGTTCCTGGTTTATATCGCATTGGTGGTTCTTCTACTGATAATTCTGATCGGCTGGCTGGCTCCAACTCATGGAAAATCCAACATTATGGTGTACGTGGGCATCTGTTCTCTCCTTGGGAGTTTTACTGTGCCCAGTAGCAAAGGTCTGGGACTGGCTGCCCAGGAGGCCTTTAGTGGGACGCCTTCAAGTGACAGCAGAGCACTATTCCTCTTCCTGAGTTTGCTGGGAATTCTTATCGTCAGTATACTGATCCAGTTTACTTTTATCAACAAAGCCTTAGAGAATTTTAGTTCTAGCATGTTTGAGGCCATCTACTATGTGACCTTCACTTCCTGTGTCATCCTGGCCTCTGCTATTCTTTTTAAGGAATGGACAGCACTTGGTATTGTGGATTGTTTGGGGATTCTTTGTGGTTTTATCACAGTGTCTGTAGGTGTTGCTTTATTACATATCTCTCAAGAAGCTAAACTTGCTTGGAGCCAAACTAAAGCTAAAAATGAGTAG
- the nipa2 gene encoding magnesium transporter NIPA2 isoform X2: MGQDRGKYDFYIGLGLAISSSIFIGGSFILKKKGLLRLARKGSMRAGQGGHAYLKEWLWWAGLLSMGAGEGANFAAYAFAPATLVTPLGALSVLVSAVLSSYFLTERLNLHGKLGCLLSILGSTTMVIHAPQEEEIDSLKDMAKKLVDPGFVVFATAVIIVALIFIFVLGPRCGQTNILVYITICSVIGALSVSCVKGLGIAIKEAIAGMPVARNPLAWLLLLSLIACVSTQINYLNKALDIFNTSLVTPIYYVFFTTSVLMCSAILFKEWEHMATDDIIGTLSGFITIIVGIFLLHAFKDFSISLATLPVSIRKEERNGPISNGMAAHNHSSYELLRNEDTEDIGDREMSFDSVSRRNGTLTSS; the protein is encoded by the exons ATGGGACAAGACAGAGGAAAGTACGATTTCTATATAGGCCTCGGCTTGGCCATAAGCTCCAGTATATTTATCGGGGGTAGTTTTATTCTAAAGAAGAAAGGACTTCTTCGACTGGCCAGAAAGGGCTCTATGCGAGCAG GCCAAGGTGGTCACGCATACTTAAAAGAATGGCTGTGGTGGGCAGGCCTGTTATCAA TGGGGGCCGGTGAAGGTGCCAATTTTGCTGCCTACGCCTTTGCTCCCGCCACCCTTGTGACTCCTCTCGGCGCTCTCAGTGTACTCGTGAG TGCGGTCTTGTCTTCATACTTTCTGACGGAGCGGTTGAACCTGCATGGAAAGCTTGGTTGTCTTCTCAGTATCCTGGGTTCCACTACCATGGTGATACATGCACCTCAAGAGGAAGAGATTGACAGCTTAAAAGACATGGCCAAAAAACTGGTTGATCCAG GCTTTGTGGTCTTCGCAACAGCTGTCATCATCGTAGCTCTCATTTTCATCTTCGTGTTGGGCCCGCGCTGCGGGCAGACCAACATCTTGGTTTACATCACTATCTGCTCTGTGATCGGCGCCCTGTCCGTTTCCTGCGTCAAGGGACTGGGCATCGCCATTAAGGAGGCCATTGCTGGGATGCCAGTGGCACGAAACCCTTTGGCCTGGCTGCTGCTGCTGAGCCTGATAGCTTGTGTTAGTACACAGATCAACTACCTGAACAAAGCACTGGACATATTTAACACATCTCTAGTGACGCCTATCTACTACGTGTTCTTCACCACCTCCGTGCTCATGTGCTCCGCCATCCTGTTCAAAGAATGGGAACACATGGCCACCGATGACATCATCGGCACGTTGAGTGGTTTCATCACAATTATCGTGGGCATCTTCCTACTGCACGCCTTTAAGGACTTTAGCATTAGCTTGGCCACCCTGCCTGTGTCCATTAGGAAAGAGGAGAGGAACGGACCCATTTCAAACGGCATGGCAGCTCATAATCACTCCAGTTATGAACTGCTACGGAATGAAGACACTGAGGACATTGGAGATCGAGAGATGTCATTTGACAGCGTCTCCAGAAGAAACGGTACTCTGACGTCCTCTTAG
- the LOC130556362 gene encoding fibronectin type III domain-containing protein 9, with the protein MTITVQNITATSAVVNWPSSPGCVDTFYSVMYHPNWNSLLMGYTRKSFLREDRIPVSQTSTSLGNLNPQTTYILCVTCQSANPTKEQCQVFSTLDEDTELGQGGRELAMGVWLASSILLLIIAVALLWGCLHTICPAKRDSERGNQPGSNPSQLALTPLGGIMGSDGCKSLYAASCSEEDSQNAMVIENPYRIEQGKGPCCELGKPYSTQSFGPES; encoded by the coding sequence ATGACTATCACCGTTCAGAACATCACGGCCACCTCTGCCGTCGTCAACTGGCCCTCTTCTCCAGGCTGTGTAGACACGTTCTACAGCGTCATGTATCATCCCAACTGGAACAGCCTTCTGATGGGTTACACGCGCAAGAGCTTCCTTCGCGAGGACAGGATTCCCGTCAGCCAGACGTCTACCAGCCTGGGCAACCTGAATCCGCAGACCACTTACATCCTCTGTGTCACCTGCCAGTCCGCCAATCCCACAAAAGAGCAATGCCAGGTCTTTAGTACCCTGGACGAGGACACCGAGCTCGGGCAAGGCGGCAGGGAGTTGGCGATGGGAGTTTGGCTGGCCAGCAGCATCCTCCTCCTGATCATTGCCGTGGCTCTGCTTTGGGGATGTCTCCACACCATATGTCCCGCAAAGAGAGACTCTGAAAGAGGCAACCAGCCGGGTTCAAACCCTTCTCAGCTTGCGCTGACCCCCTTGGGTGGAATCATGGGAAGCGATGGATGCAAAAGTCTGTATGCGGCAAGCTGTAGCGAGGAGGACTCTCAAAACGCGATGGTGATTGAGAATCCTTATCGAATAGAGCAGGGTAAAGGACCGTGCTGTGAACTTGGAAAACCTTATTCTACACAGAGCTTTGGTCCTGAGTCATAA
- the nipa2 gene encoding magnesium transporter NIPA2 isoform X1, with the protein MLVMLHYTVEIMQLSFLILCLSGVCVVMNTNLDRMSCNVCNVSHKNGIAVGQDCSSGVNLLCVYVNVTGGNSTDDTMGQDRGKYDFYIGLGLAISSSIFIGGSFILKKKGLLRLARKGSMRAGQGGHAYLKEWLWWAGLLSMGAGEGANFAAYAFAPATLVTPLGALSVLVSAVLSSYFLTERLNLHGKLGCLLSILGSTTMVIHAPQEEEIDSLKDMAKKLVDPGFVVFATAVIIVALIFIFVLGPRCGQTNILVYITICSVIGALSVSCVKGLGIAIKEAIAGMPVARNPLAWLLLLSLIACVSTQINYLNKALDIFNTSLVTPIYYVFFTTSVLMCSAILFKEWEHMATDDIIGTLSGFITIIVGIFLLHAFKDFSISLATLPVSIRKEERNGPISNGMAAHNHSSYELLRNEDTEDIGDREMSFDSVSRRNGTLTSS; encoded by the exons ATGTTAGTCATGCTGCATTACACTGTAGAGATAATGCAGCTGTCATTCCTCATTCTGTGTTTGAgcggtgtgtgtgttgtcatgaATACAAACTTAGATCGTATGAGCTGTAATGTCTGTAATGTTTCTCACAAAAACG GTATCGCAGTTGGCCAGGACTGCTCCTCTGGGGTGAATCTTTTATGCGTTTATGTCAATGTGACAGGTGGAAACTCTACCGACGACACTATGGGACAAGACAGAGGAAAGTACGATTTCTATATAGGCCTCGGCTTGGCCATAAGCTCCAGTATATTTATCGGGGGTAGTTTTATTCTAAAGAAGAAAGGACTTCTTCGACTGGCCAGAAAGGGCTCTATGCGAGCAG GCCAAGGTGGTCACGCATACTTAAAAGAATGGCTGTGGTGGGCAGGCCTGTTATCAA TGGGGGCCGGTGAAGGTGCCAATTTTGCTGCCTACGCCTTTGCTCCCGCCACCCTTGTGACTCCTCTCGGCGCTCTCAGTGTACTCGTGAG TGCGGTCTTGTCTTCATACTTTCTGACGGAGCGGTTGAACCTGCATGGAAAGCTTGGTTGTCTTCTCAGTATCCTGGGTTCCACTACCATGGTGATACATGCACCTCAAGAGGAAGAGATTGACAGCTTAAAAGACATGGCCAAAAAACTGGTTGATCCAG GCTTTGTGGTCTTCGCAACAGCTGTCATCATCGTAGCTCTCATTTTCATCTTCGTGTTGGGCCCGCGCTGCGGGCAGACCAACATCTTGGTTTACATCACTATCTGCTCTGTGATCGGCGCCCTGTCCGTTTCCTGCGTCAAGGGACTGGGCATCGCCATTAAGGAGGCCATTGCTGGGATGCCAGTGGCACGAAACCCTTTGGCCTGGCTGCTGCTGCTGAGCCTGATAGCTTGTGTTAGTACACAGATCAACTACCTGAACAAAGCACTGGACATATTTAACACATCTCTAGTGACGCCTATCTACTACGTGTTCTTCACCACCTCCGTGCTCATGTGCTCCGCCATCCTGTTCAAAGAATGGGAACACATGGCCACCGATGACATCATCGGCACGTTGAGTGGTTTCATCACAATTATCGTGGGCATCTTCCTACTGCACGCCTTTAAGGACTTTAGCATTAGCTTGGCCACCCTGCCTGTGTCCATTAGGAAAGAGGAGAGGAACGGACCCATTTCAAACGGCATGGCAGCTCATAATCACTCCAGTTATGAACTGCTACGGAATGAAGACACTGAGGACATTGGAGATCGAGAGATGTCATTTGACAGCGTCTCCAGAAGAAACGGTACTCTGACGTCCTCTTAG